The DNA region GATTCCTAGATGAGATGAAAACTGGAGAGCTCAAGGATTGGACAGTAAAATTATAATGTAATCGAGGTTAATCAAATCTGGATCTTTTTCATTCACTTCTTTTGTTCCAAGCATATTCGGTAAAAGCATCTGCTGTTTTGACATGAAGTCACTCATAGCTCTTTTAGTGCCTCTAGTTTATTGATCTGAAAATTGCCTGTGCAGATAATGGTTCTGATTGGAGAGACCGGTTCTGGCAAGAGTACACAGTTGGCGCAGTTCATTGCTGATGCTGGTATGGCAAAAAAATCCATAGTGTGTACTCAGCCTCGGAAGATTGCAGCAATCTCCCTGACTCAACGTGTCAGAGAGGAAAGCAGTAGCTGTTACGAGGACAACTCTGTCATCTGTTATCCGACATTCTCATCTTCCCAATCATTCTGCTCCAACGTTGTCTACATGACCGACCATTGTCTGTTGCAGCACTACATGTCGGACAACAAGTTGTCAGGGATCTCTTGTATTATCATTGATGAGGCCCACGAGAGGAGCTTGAACACTGATCTGCTTTTGGCTCGGCTCAAGTTTTTGCTTGCCGAGAGGGATTGCCTAAGGCTCATTATAATGTCTGCTACAGCTGATGCAAAACAGCTCTCAGACTACTTCTACGAGTGTAAAATTATGCATGTGGTGGGAAGAAACTACCCTGTCGAGATTAGATATGCCCCGATCTTGCAAGAGGGAAGTTCTCCTTCCAGTACTGTGCCTTTGTATGTTTCAGAGGCAGTAAGGATGGCAAAGGAGGTCCACAGGATGCATAGAGAGGGGACTATTCTGGCCTTCTTGACCTCCCAAGCTGAAGTAGAATGGGCTTGTAAGAACTTCCTCGCTCCCTCTGCAGTCGCTTTACCCTTACATGGAAAGCTCACCCATGAAGAGCAGCAGAAAGTGTTCCAGAGCTTCTCTGGGATAAGGAAAGTTATATTTGCCACAAATCTTGCTGAGACGTCTCTGACCATTCCAGGAGTCAAGTACGCGATTGACTCCGGTATGGTGAAGGAGAGCAAGTTCGAAGCTACGACTGGAATGAACATCCTCAGGGTTTGCACTATCAGCAAAAGCTCAGCCAATCAGAGAGCTGGTCGTGCTGGGAGAACTGAACCGGGGGTCTGCTATAGGCTGTACTCTTCTCATGACTTCGAGTCTATGGACAACACACAAGAACCCGAAATTCGTAGAGTGCACCTTGGTATTGCAGTTCTGAGGATCCTCGCCTTTGGAACTAAGAAATTGCAGGAGTTTGAATTCATCGATGCTCCCAGTGACAGAGCCATTGATATGGCAATTCGGAATCTTGTTCAATTAGGCGCTGTCATCATAAATAATGACTCTTATGATTTGACTAGTCATGgaaggtgcttgcttaagcttGGCATTGAACCTCGGCTTGGAAAGCTGATATATAGCTGCTTAGATCACAATTTGGGGATAGAGGGAGTAGTCCTCGCTGCGGTGATGGCGAACTCTAGCAGCATCTTTTGTCGAGTTGGATCCGATGTTGAAAGGCTTAAAGCAGAttctctcaaggttcaattttgCCATCAGAGTGGCGATCTCTTCACCCTGCTCTCAGTCTACAAAAATTGGGAGGCAGCTCGAAAGGAACGGAACAGTTGGTGCTGGGAGAATAGCATCAATGCGAAAACTATGAGAAGGTGCCATGAGACGGTCAAGGAACTCAAGGACTGCCTCTGGAGAGAGCTTGGCATAGACATCCCATCTTTGTGGAGGTGGGACCCTCACAGACCTAATCAGACAGATAAAGACCTAAAAAAGGTGATACTCTCATGCCTCGCAGAGAATGTTGCGATGTACTCTGGACATGAAAGGCTAGGTTATGAAGTGGCCATAACTGGTCAGCAAATTCAGCTTCATCCTTCATGTTCGCTGCTTGTGTTTGGTGAGAAACCATCGTGGGTTGTCTTCAGCGAAATCCTATCAGTTTCCAGTACATTTTTGGTCTGTGTTACTGCCTTTGATTTTGAATGTCTGTCGACGCTCTGCCCTCCCCCCCTATTTGACTCTGTAGAAATGGAGTGCCGGAGGCTGCAACGGAGGTCGATCACTGGTTTTGGTGGCTGTCTCCTGAGAAAGTTCTGTGGAAAGTTCAACAGCAATCTGCACTCTCTTGTGTCCCGCATTCGTGCAGAATGTTCTGATGACCGGGCTAGCATAGAGGTGGACGTGGACCAAAATGAGGTCTTGCTCTTCGCATCCTCAAAGGATTTGGAGAGGGTATGCACCCTTGTGAATGATTGCCTTGAGTATGAGAGGAAATTGCTTCAGAATGAATGTATTGAGAACCCCTTGTACCATGGGCCTGGGTCTGTACCTGTGGCTCTGCTTGGAGCTGGTGCGGTTATCAAGCATATCGAGCTTGAAAAGAACTTCCTATCCGTTGATGTGTATCATCCTGCTGCAAATTCAATTGAAGATAAGGAGCTGCTAATGTTTCTTGAGGAATCTGTGGGTGGCAGTATCTGTTCAATCCATAAATTCTCAGGCAGCAGGTTGGACGAAGAAGGGAAGGAGTGCTGGGGCAGGTTAACTTTTACAACCCCTGAAGCTGCCAGACAAGCTGTTGAACTGAGCAACGTGAAGCTGAGTGGTGCAGAGTTGAAGCTTCTGCCTTCCCGGTCAGCTTTTGGGAGCGATACCAAGGCTCCATCTCATGGTGTCAAAGTAAAAATTTGTTGGCCACGGAGACCGAGCAAAGGGGTCGCTTTTGTTGCGGTCAAACCCATTGATGTTGTTACAGTATTGTGCCACTTCTCGGATCTGGTCATGGGAGGCCAACGTGTCTATTGTGATGCAATTAACTTTCGAGATTTCAACATTGCGATAAAGGCAATTCCGAAAGAGCTCTCAGAGCCTGAGATCCTCGATGTGCTGGCTAATGCCACAAATATAAGAATTCTTGATTGCTTCCTCCGTCGTGGGCAACCGGTTGGAAACCCATCTTGCACTGCGTGCGAGGAGGCTCTATTACGGGAGATCTCTCCCTTGATGCCAAGGTTGAATTCTGTCGAGGTGATTGATCCTGAGGACAAAGATGCCTACATGAAGGCTTTCATTACTTTCGATGCGAGACTGCATTTGGAGGCTGCGGCAGCACTGGAGAGTCTTAGGGGGAAGGTGCTGCCTGGGTTTCTTCCCTGGCAGAAGATTCAAATCCAGCAGCAATTCCACAGCACCTTGTCCTGTCCTGCGTATGTGTATTATGTCATCAAGGAGGAGCTCGATTTGATATTATATAGTTTCAATAATAGGAAAGGTAATCCTCTTCTTGTCTTTTCCaatattctttttccttttttttttttatgtatacaTATGTGCAAGAAATGTAATTTTGTTTCCTCATTGAGTGGTGCATTAAATTGATACATCCGTAGTTTCATGCAAACCAATAAGGTGTTGCTCATGTGCTGACGTTGCATCAATTGTTAACTTACCTTGCAGGTGCATCGTATAGTTACGAGAGAACTCATACCGGTGGCTTCCGTGTAAAGATCTCTGCGAATGCCACGAGAACTGTGGCGGAACTGAGAAGACCAATCGAAGCTCTAATGCAAGGCAAGATTATAGATCATGCAGACGTCACCCCGTCAATTCTGCAGATCCTCTTCTCACGTGAAGGCGTCGCCCTTATGAAATCGGTACAGAGGGATACTAGAACATATATCCTGTTTGATCGATATAGGAGGACCATAAAGATGTTTGGCCCCTCTAATAAGGTGGCAGAAGCTGAGGAGAGACTTGTCCGATCTTTGCTAGAGCTCCACGAGTGCAAGCAACTTGAGATCCATCTCCGAAGGAGGTTCCTGCCCTCTGATCTGATGAAGGAGCTGGTGACTTTGTATGGGCCGGATCTCCGTGGACTAAAAGAGATGGTCCCTGGTGCAGAATTTACCCTCAATGCCCGGCGTCACATCATCTCCATTCAGGGCGAGAAGGATGCAAAGCAGAAGGTGGAGGAGATTATCTCTGAAATAGTTGCACGGAGGCAGGATGACCTCAAGGGAAGGGACAATGAAGCTTCTATGACCAGCACTGACTGCCCTATCTGCCTTTGTACGGTGGAAGATGGTCACCGCCTTGAGGGCTGCTCTCACCTATTCTGCAGATCGTGTCTGGTGGAGCAGTGCGAGTCTGCTATCAAGGACCTTGATATCCTCCCAATATGCTGTGCTCACGAGGGCTGCAATGCGCCCGTTCTCATCACAGACTTGAAAACTCTACTCCCAACGGAGAGACTGGAGGAGCTCTTCCGCGCTTCTCTTGGGAAATTCGTCGCGACAAGTGGGGGCCTCTTGCGGTTCTGCCCTTCCCCCGACTGCCCCTCAATCTATCGGGTAGGGACCTTGCGCGAGCCCTTCATCTGCGGAGCATGCTTTGTAGAGACGTGCACGAGCTGCCATTTGGAGTACCACCCATCCGTGCCGTGTGAGAGGTACAAGCAGTTCAAGGAAGACCCGGACCTTTCACTGAAGGACTGGTGCCAGGGGAAGGAATACGTGAAGGTCTGTCCTGTCTGTGGGTACACGATCGAGAAGGTCGATGGTTGCAATCACATGGAATGCCGGTGCGGAAGGCACATCTGTTGGGTGTGCTTGAAGTTCTTCTCGACCAGCGATCTCTGCTATGAGCACTTGAGATCTGTTCATGCCGCTATCAACTGAGTTCGAGAAGCAAGCAGCTCCCCTCATTTCTAACCACCGAAGTAGGAATTGTTTTAACGAATAGTGCTGGATCTTTTGTTGGCCACGTACAGAAGACCACAGTTGTATATAGTTAATGCTTATAGAGGCTCAAGATATATATCTACTTATGTGTATGCCGCTATGAGCACTTGAGATCTGTCCATGCCGCCATCAACTGATTTCGAGAAGCAAGCAGCTCCCCTGATTTCTAGCCACCGAAGTAGGAATTGTTCTAACGAATAGTGCTGGATCTTTTATTGGCCATGTACAGAAGTCTGCAGTTGTATATAGTCGATGCTTATCGAGGCtcaagatatatatgtatatctgcTTTTGTTTATGAGTGTGCAGTGTTTACAAGATGAGGAATGCTTTGATATAATGAGTATCGGGAAAAATCAACTGTTGGATCGATTAAGATCTAACGTTATGTGTCTCATGGTTGAGTCGAGGGGATGTATTTATACTCCGAGTTGATATTCACGTATGGAAGGACATTTAAACGCGATACTGACTCGTCAAATAGATAACCTGCCGAATTACtctttcctttattttttcaggGTTATAGAGATGCCAGGGCGTTTAGCGAAGGAGCTATGGAGTGCCACGATTTCAGTGGAGTGACTTTCAAAATTTATGCAGCACATGTGGGACTTCCATGGAATACTTCCCTTTGTTTCTTGAGGTTATCGGGGAATACTGTGTTAGCATTTGACACAAAAGTTTTCTCCGGAATTTGTATAGCACGCGAGGGATGATAGAAATCTGCAAGTTCTCTTCTCATGTCAACATAAGAGTTTGGTGAGTTGATGGAATATATTTTCGTTGAGCATATAATATGTGCTAAGAAACCGAACAATCGAAAATGAAAGAAGCTGAAATTGATAAAAACCGGATAGCTTTCATTCTCTTCTTACAAGTTCAATAGTCAAAATACTTCTTTGtttctacaaaaaaaaaaattgcatgtcAATagatttactgatgatttaaataatatgACCCGAATTTGAACTAACTGTATCATcttgaaacaattttgaaaaataatatgaattgggacaaaattgaaaaataaggtaaaaattaagaaccaaaaatttttcttcaattaggTCAACATGGACAATGGTGTGGGTAGAATGTCTATTTTGATCAAGACTGGGTTGGAGTATCATTAGGCATAACCTTAAAAAAGTGGAGTGTACTTACCCTATTTTATATAGAGATTATTACCCCGTATATCTTATGGTTTCATCGGATTCTCAAATACATCATATGCTTTACAAATTATCcaaaatatctcatggtttataTTGGGTTCTAAATCTATCACGCCATCAATTTATCCGTTAATGAAACATAAGTAAGCTCTGAACTTATCccacaattttaatttttttctctaatatAACTCGtggtttaaattttttctcaaatctatccaataattttaatttttttctcaagttTATCACGGATAAAGGGTCACAGTAGCAAGAATGAGCCCATTTACGTTCCACGTCAACAGCaccgttaaatgttgacggaAGATATAATGGCGGGATATATTTGGAACCAAATGTAAATCATGAGATActtttagtaatttttaaagtatatAGATTTGAGAATTCAGTGAAATCATATGATATATTGGGTAATAactccttttatatataatatttctgCGTGTACATGCACATGTACATGGCGCCCATTTACCTATTAGATATATGTTGTATTATGtccatataatatatgtattatgcatttacttttttttatccttaaatatattttatattcacaTCTACGTGTACATGTGCATGGTGTCCGTTCacctattatttttattttatataaatatatatcccCGGTCTACATAGTAAACGATATttgcttttttaaaaaaatagattacATCGTATATCTTATAGATACatataaatcatattttatttttaaaaacaaatcagattatattttttttctagatattatataatacGTTATAAATAGGAATCAACACCCATATAATTCAGTGGCATATTCAGCTCTCAAATAATCTACACCTACCACTAGATGAGAGCTTTCTAAAAAGTACGTATACCACTAAATGTAAGATcagttatttaattattattattattgttatcgGTACACAAAAAACGTCCTATTTAGACGTGAAGGTGAGttgcatatatatctatatatatatttatttattttcatttactttTGATTCTCAATCTCAATATGAAAACTAAGACCTACcaatctcaattttttttttccatttcttctGCATTGATTCGTGAGTTTTTGTGGAAATTATTAGTCTTTATCATATCCTTGTTTTTGCTTGcccaaattatttttctaaccGTTGATTAATAGTTCCTTAGTcttatattactttttcactttCATCTTGCCACTCtcggaatttttaaatttttgttcacaataatttcttttcatattGGTGGGTCTATTATGTGCAACGTACGAGCTCCATAActtgcatatatacatatatgaaagCACAAACATGGTAGGCTCGGCCAAATGACCTCAAAACACTCTACTgcttaatgaaattttctcatttttctcattttttattttttttaaaaatatatagatatataattgtGTGTctgttcattattttctcaatcttttaaggttttgtttaaaaataattttaaaaatttaattttaaaaaaacaactatagatttgtgggatcagttaaaattttctagattttttgagtttttttacGAAAACGAATttctaatttcatttatttttgaagtaatataattcatatttgtATTTCCATAGatctattatctatatatatatatataacatgagatcatatttacttttaaaaaaaaaatattggagTGCTACATCAATTGGATCCTTGACTGTTTTTTTTGCATCATTTTAGTCCCTTaatttaggaagttacatcaatttgctCCTTGACACATCAATTAGATCCCTCAGTTGGGTCGAATACGTCAATTTAGTCCTCGAGATTATGCCTTTATACCAATTAGGTCCTTTAGTACATCAGTTAGGTCCTCGATTACATCAGTTGGGTCCCCATACATTGAGCCAGTTCGTAGGGGAAACGGCGTTAGATAGCCATAAAATCTTTCGGGATCTAATTGATGTTACATTAAAGACAAATGATGTACCATTAGGTAAgtgtgtaattttttttaaaaaaattctttttcttttttctatatatatataggtgagTCCTAGTCTTGGAATATGCTTTGATACCATTTACACCCAAGACCTCAACGTAGGGGATAACCATGGAATACAGGAAGAACAAGGATCTGATATGCATAGACTGTCAAGATAAATATAAgatcaacatggaagatttattcaaacacttagcccatgatgggctgaagggagtacatgcggtttaagaaaacaaaagaaaacatgaaaagaaaaagaaaagaaggaatgAGTCTGAAAGGACTCAATCCATGCTTACACTGAAACTTACACACAGAAAGGGGGTTGGAGGATCCGGGTTATGGGAGCCGGATGATTACATAtcagaagaaagaagagaagaagagagaattaTGTGTTGCGGATGTGAGTCCCCCCTCGATGCTGGAGGAAGAGGCCTCTTATAGGCAGTGGTGGATGCCTTGTCGCTGTGCAGCTTTACACTGtgcactcacatgcggggTTACTGTTGACTCCAGTGGGAATatactgtagctacagtgaccttttttgtcgcaaatagtgacaggaggctgctttatgtcgggcacgctcgccgaaaggttttttgtccgttatgGTACCACTGTGAGTAGTGGTGGGAAGCTTCCGGAGATTGCGCTGATTATGTCGGGGCTTAGCCTTTTctgccgaaaggttttttgtccggtaaTGATCCACGTGTCTGAAACAGTGGGCGGACGCTCTCGGTTGCTGGGGCTAACAATAGTATCTTTGGGAATCCGACAAAAACTCCTCGTTGAACTTGTCAAGAATCGAATCATGACGAGTGCTGAACCTTGGTTGGATCGGCATGTCAATGAGGGAGATATGCAGGAAAACCCTTTGGGACGTACCTGAGAACTGGAGAATATGCTCTGGGTATTTACGCCAGTGCCATTCGTTTACCTGAACCCAAGCTCGCCACTTGCTGATTTGAGTAACAATTTGTCCATCTGCTGGCCAAAACTTCGCCTCTGGGGTGAGAACACTTCTGGAACTTACCGGAGAGATAAAGATGTAATGTATAGCAGGCTGGACTTTTATGGGGGAAATCCACTCTGGTGGAGAAGATTCAATGCTGATGAAGAGGCTAGAAGATCGGTGCAGGGACTTGCTTGATGAGGTCCCAAGCTTTGTTCCCAAAAAGGGACTGATACTCTGGCCGATGTTCATCCTCTGGTCTCATAATTATGGATTTGAGAACTCCGTATTTCAGGAGATCACAGAAATCGAAATGGTGtttaaaaaacttatttttgaaagggaaaacataaaaacttatCCTGGGGATCGAGAATTCCAGGACATGTCTGCAACCATCCATGAGTAAGATGTCAGCTCTTTCAAAAGCATCATCTTCACTGGGTTGATTGCAGGGTTGTGgaaaatcattttgaaaatggttttttctttcccaattCCAAAACCATCCGTCAATTCCTTTTTGTGAGCAAGCACAGAACTGAAGGAGTCTTTGAAAGAAGGAAATTATGGTTGTAGTAAAATCCTGAAGACTCGTCTCAGAAATTTTTAAGACAATATCATCAGGAAGTTTTGAAAGGAACAGGATCTCTCCTGCTCGAGGGAAAATGCCACTGAGAGTTACCTCAATGGGTTTTTTCGAAAACATTTTTTCAGTCATACTTCCGATGAGGGGAAGTATAGACGACTGATTTATCGATGGAGTTGATAGGGACTCCAAATcctgctttaattttttattttcattatcaaGAGCGTCTTTTTCTCTGAGGCAGGACTCAGAAAACTCTAAGACTTCTATTCTTTCCGCACAGAGgcttttgatttcttttttaaagccttcattttctttttcaagaatacctctccttttttcactctttttcaattttttcaatagAGCATGATTTTCTCTCTGCATTTCTGCAAAGTGCTCTGTGAAATTATCGAACTCAGCTAACCTGTCTTGGAGGAAAACTTGAGTCTGAGCTTTTTGGAGGGATAGCTCTTGTTGCAGCGAATCGATTTTCAGGCAAAGTTCCTGCTGCAAGGATGCTTTGCTCTTGCCTTGTTCCTCCATGTGAAGGACCAATGCATTCATGGATTCCTCACCCTTTTGAGGATTCTTTATGGAAGCCCATAAATCGTCCAAGATGAGTTGTTGCCTGTGATCAGGCTGCCAAGCCGTGAGGCTGGACTTTATGCAGAATCGCTTTTTTGGAGGCAGATTCTGATGATTATGTTTTTTGCTCCTGGAGGAGGAGCCACTGTCAACCTGGTCGAACCAGGGGAAATCCATGTTCCTGTATGTAGACATGAAACCGTGGTTATGGCAAATTTATGTTTAAATCGACCATCACTGGTTCTTGGTAGAGATAATGGCCAATGACTAGCCCATAATCTCCCCGGGTTTTTAAAGTGGAgtttatatgcataaaacatgGTTTTTTATCGCAAGGAGGAACTCTCTTGCAATGCCTGTCGAAATATGCACACAACACAGAGGATACATGATGATCGATGAGGGCACAGATATTATGGATATATGACGTATAAATACGATCCATACAGTCTGTTTCCCCGTCCTGTAtatcattttgtattttctcaaGACTGTCGTCTTGCAACAGTTCAAATAGCCAATTGTGTAACCACTCTTGAGCAGATTCCACGGCCATTTCTTGCATAAGATGTATCAGTCTATCTTGTAAACACATTTATCGGAGATGAaatggaattttattttgattccAAGCCTGTGCGTCTCAATGCCAGATGCAGTGACAAGAAACGGTTTTAAAAGCTGGATGAATGGGGTTCCTAGTATGACCTTATGATTAAGGTTTTTTACCAGGAGGAATGATGTTTTGTACCGGACTCTATTTTGTTCAACTTCTACCTCGCTCAACTTATGCTGGATGTCGAGCTTAGTACCACTAACCGAAGAAAGTGATTCAGTTGTTCTTTCATAGAATCTGGCAGAAATGAGTTGCTCATTAATGCAGTTTTCATCTGCACCTGTGTCAAACAGAGCAGTTGCATCAATAAACAAATTATGGTTTATGACAAGCGTGATTTTGATCAACCATCTGTTAGGAGAAAGTTCCCCTATCATGGTTAAGGTTTTTTGCTGGTCATTTTTTGTCTGATCCAGGGCCAGAGTCTCCTCTGGGTTTTTATCCTGTTCCATGAGGACTTGTCCAGAGCTTCCTGCTTCAGCAAAGAGCTCTTCCAAGCGTCCAATTATGGTGGAGTGCCGCTGCTGCTCAAACTTGAGGCAAACAATCTCACTCCTGAGATTATCGATTTCCTTTTGGGCATCAAACGAGGTTTTATGAGCTCGCTTTTGATCATGCCTTTTAAGGATTTCAGAGAGGTTGTAGTTAGGGGTTTTGGTCTCGCTTTCGAGATTGCCCTGATGCAACTTCTCaagatattattttctcaaCAGAGGGTTCTGGATTTCATCCGCTATTCCAAGCAGTAATTCCTGATCCTTAGTTAAGACATTTATGGATTTTTCATCGGACGACCAATCTAGTTCATCAAATTGCAGACTTTCTTCGCTAGCAGTTGAGAAGTCCGTCTCAGAGTCAGAAGACTCTATCAACAGATTGCAGATTTGGCCTTTTATGTCATCATCAATTCCGAGCTGATGAATCTTTTTGTTGAGGTAACAATACCTCTGGGTATGGCCAGTTTTCCCGCACTTGAAACACTTAAAGGGGGAGTTGGATTTTCCCTTATCCTTATCAGTGGTCTGTGGTTTTGAGGGAATTCTGGACTTTTTATGGAAATG from Punica granatum isolate Tunisia-2019 chromosome 3, ASM765513v2, whole genome shotgun sequence includes:
- the LOC116199385 gene encoding ATP-dependent RNA helicase DEAH11, chloroplastic-like; translation: MTGLHPPFPGPGFRRRTTPAPGRAMPPSGTSRSYHGPSPFPHNQFLQPGTNSGPPPPSFSIFLRPSSQWPHLRDHRDPRSEIQALVDKCDPPPVEFLPYRPGRAIATLVYRQWTHARDALLLFWSTRLNGEHALSLELVSPLLLPSDKQELNESLKALFLEKINGLLAGEQLRGWQKKLDSVLDDLAKVRKLLKRPNRLGAQAELSERERGLVAERELITKRIREFKAAMNCIRAHLEGKPEELTEAFVPTFKFATGDFIWNRIHHLILRECKRLDDGLPIYAHRQEILKSIYLEQIMVLIGETGSGKSTQLAQFIADAGMAKKSIVCTQPRKIAAISLTQRVREESSSCYEDNSVICYPTFSSSQSFCSNVVYMTDHCLLQHYMSDNKLSGISCIIIDEAHERSLNTDLLLARLKFLLAERDCLRLIIMSATADAKQLSDYFYECKIMHVVGRNYPVEIRYAPILQEGSSPSSTVPLYVSEAVRMAKEVHRMHREGTILAFLTSQAEVEWACKNFLAPSAVALPLHGKLTHEEQQKVFQSFSGIRKVIFATNLAETSLTIPGVKYAIDSGMVKESKFEATTGMNILRVCTISKSSANQRAGRAGRTEPGVCYRLYSSHDFESMDNTQEPEIRRVHLGIAVLRILAFGTKKLQEFEFIDAPSDRAIDMAIRNLVQLGAVIINNDSYDLTSHGRCLLKLGIEPRLGKLIYSCLDHNLGIEGVVLAAVMANSSSIFCRVGSDVERLKADSLKVQFCHQSGDLFTLLSVYKNWEAARKERNSWCWENSINAKTMRRCHETVKELKDCLWRELGIDIPSLWRWDPHRPNQTDKDLKKVILSCLAENVAMYSGHERLGYEVAITGQQIQLHPSCSLLVFGEKPSWVVFSEILSVSSTFLVCVTAFDFECLSTLCPPPLFDSVEMECRRLQRRSITGFGGCLLRKFCGKFNSNLHSLVSRIRAECSDDRASIEVDVDQNEVLLFASSKDLERVCTLVNDCLEYERKLLQNECIENPLYHGPGSVPVALLGAGAVIKHIELEKNFLSVDVYHPAANSIEDKELLMFLEESVGGSICSIHKFSGSRLDEEGKECWGRLTFTTPEAARQAVELSNVKLSGAELKLLPSRSAFGSDTKAPSHGVKVKICWPRRPSKGVAFVAVKPIDVVTVLCHFSDLVMGGQRVYCDAINFRDFNIAIKAIPKELSEPEILDVLANATNIRILDCFLRRGQPVGNPSCTACEEALLREISPLMPRLNSVEVIDPEDKDAYMKAFITFDARLHLEAAAALESLRGKVLPGFLPWQKIQIQQQFHSTLSCPAYVYYVIKEELDLILYSFNNRKGASYSYERTHTGGFRVKISANATRTVAELRRPIEALMQGKIIDHADVTPSILQILFSREGVALMKSVQRDTRTYILFDRYRRTIKMFGPSNKVAEAEERLVRSLLELHECKQLEIHLRRRFLPSDLMKELVTLYGPDLRGLKEMVPGAEFTLNARRHIISIQGEKDAKQKVEEIISEIVARRQDDLKGRDNEASMTSTDCPICLCTVEDGHRLEGCSHLFCRSCLVEQCESAIKDLDILPICCAHEGCNAPVLITDLKTLLPTERLEELFRASLGKFVATSGGLLRFCPSPDCPSIYRVGTLREPFICGACFVETCTSCHLEYHPSVPCERYKQFKEDPDLSLKDWCQGKEYVKVCPVCGYTIEKVDGCNHMECRCGRHICWVCLKFFSTSDLCYEHLRSVHAAIN